The Chitinophagales bacterium genomic sequence TGCCCGGTTCCGGTCCATTATACAACCAGATGGGGTTGGTATATGAGCAAGACAACGAGCTGGTATATGCCCTCGAGTCCTGGCTCGATGGGATAGACAAAGACCCGGGTTATCACCTCAACTATTACGATGCCGCCCGCATGTATATGAATACCGATAAGGTAGTTTGGGCAATACTATATGGTGAGATGTTCGTGAATATGGAACAGCAGACCAAGCGTGCCTATGACACCCGCAATATGATACTGGAGGCTTACAAGCGTTTGTTCACCACTTTGTCAACAGGATCTGTACCCAAATATGGCTCAGCGGGCAATGCTGGAACGGTGAGTTTCGAGGAGGCAGTGTACAATACATACATACACCTTTCTCCGCTTATGAGTGATGGCTACACTACTGAGAACCTCATGATGCTGCGTACACGCTTTATTATGGACTGGACCCTGCAATATGCATCGCAATACCCGTTTTCCCTTTTTGCCCGCCACGATGATATGATACGAAATGGCTATTTTGACGTATACAACCAATGGTTGCTGGGCATTGTTGAAAATAAGAACCAATACGACGCATGGACAAAATTTCACCCCGATGCTATAAAAAGGCTGGAAACATGGCTCGCTCGCAACCCATACCGCCCCGTAAGCGGCGAATTCTATAACCAAAAAGTGGTAGATGGCATATTTCAGAAGAGAAAAGGCTGATATAAAAGTTAAAAATCAGGTGCCTGTTCTGCCATGCAACCCAAATACACTACATTTGCCCACTTATTATATAGTTTTTGTTTCATAATACACATGACGAGATATAGCCCGGGAATACGAATTGACTTTTTAAAGGCATCATTGCTGTTGCTGGCATTGTGCACAGCAGGTACGGTATTGGCGCAACCTTTAGATAAAATTGTGGCTGTAGTTGGCAAAACCCGTATCGTACTCAAGTCTGACATTGACATGCAGGTAGAGTCGATGCGCACGCAAGGCGGCGAGTTGAGCGATCAGCCGGAGTGTGATGTAATGGAACAGATGTTGCTGCAGAAGATACTGGTAGAGCAGGCTGAAAGGGATAGTGTCATGGTGAGTGATGAAGAGGTGGAGGCCTCGCTCGAGAACAGGATACGTTATTTCATCATGCAGTACGGCTCTAAAGAGAAGGTGGAAGAGCTTTCCGGCAAAACGATATACCAGCTGAAAGATGAGAACCGCGAAGTGACCAAAGAGATGATGCTGTCTGAAAGGATGCAGGGTACCATACTGGACGCTGTAAAGGTAACTCCTGTTGAGGTGCAGAAGTTCTATGCCACTATCCCTAAAGATAGTCTGCCATTTTTCCCTGCAACCGTTGAAATGGGGCAGATAGTCATAGACCCGCCAGTAAGTCCGGAGTTGGACACTTATGCAAGGAAAAAGATAGAAGACATCAGGCGCAAGATAGTAGAAGAAGGTGCTGATTTTGAAACACAGGCCGGTATATACAGCGACGACCCGGGTTCCCGTAACGAAGGCGGACTGATGAAAGGCATCAGCCGTAAAGGCGGCCAACTGGTTACTGAATTTGCGGTTGCGGCTTTCAAATTACAGAATGGTGAGATATCTCCTGTGATACGCACACGCTTTGGTTACCATATCATACAGATGGTAAGCCGCAAAGGTGACGAGGCCGATGTGCGCCATATTCTTGTGAAACCTGAACTTACCAGTATCGACTTTAATAAAGCGCTGGCTAAGCTGGATAGTGTGCGTACAGAACTGGTAGAGGGTAAAATTACTTTTGAGCAGGCAGTAGGTAAATATTCAACAGACGAGATGGCCAACCGTACAGGAGGTATGATAGCCGACCAGCAGGGTGGTACGATATTAGAGGTGGAAGACCTGGACCCGACACTGGCGCTGATGCTGGATACGCTGAAACCCGGAATGTACTCTAAACCAATGGTATATACCAATATGCGTGGAGAACGCTCTTGTCGCATTGTATATATGAAAAGCCTCTCAGATCCGCATAAGGCCAATCTGAAAGACGACTACAGCCGTATACAGTTTGCCGCATTGCAAAAGAAAAAAGGCCAGCGTATGCAGGAGTGGGTAAGGGATAAAGCACCTACTTACTTTATCAAGCTGGATCCTGAATATAAGCAATGCCCCAACTTGCAGGCATATATAGAAAGCTCTGCGAAGAAATAAAGATCATTCAAAATGGATCATATAAGCGCCGTCAGGCGCTTTTTTTATAATTTAGCTCTTCGGTTGATAAAAACAAGGTTGAGATGAAAGTGAATGAAGTACCGCAGGACCCCAAAGATTTCAAAGGGGCGGACAAGGTGAAAAAACTTGTCTATGCGGTAGATAAAGACGGTAAATACACCGGCGTCAACTCTGCCGGCTGGGAGGCTGAAAATACAGCTACCCGCCAGGTATGGGACGACGTGGACGCCAACCTTGCCGAGGCCGAAGCACAGGTAAAAGCGGGAGAACTGAGCCCGATAGCTTATTATATGCAGAAGAGCCTGATGGATACTGCTATACTGGCACGCTATGTTGGCAAATGGCAATGGCAGGTAAAAAGACACATGAAACCTGCTGTATTCAATAAGCTGAGCCAAAAGATGATAGAAAAATACGCCTCTGTCTTTAATATTACCGTTGACGAACTATTATCCTTCGGTAAATAACCCCATACTAAAGTTATAGGATGTCAACAACCAATTTCAAGCATTACCAGCACGCCCATTGCGAAAGCGGAGTTACTACCAACCTGCTCAGGCACGAGGGTATAGAGATATCTGAACCGCTGTCTTTTGGTATTGGTGCAGGGCTGTTCTTTGCGCATATGCCCTTTGTTAAGGTAAGCGGCGCACCCGGCACCAGCTTCCGCTCATTGCCCGGCAGTATATTCAAGCGTGTTACCAAAACCTTGGGTATAGATGTGCATACGGAGCGTTTCCGTTCACCTGAAAAGGCCATGCAGGCACTGAATGATGTACTGGACAATGGCAAACCTGTAGGAATGCTCAGCAGTGTATATTATCTGCCTTACCTGCCCGAGGCTTTTCGTTTTCACTTCAATGCCCACAACCTGATAGCCTATGGTCGTGCGGGTGATATATATAACATCAGCGATCCTGTACTTGAAGAAGTGTCTACCATTGCCTACGACGACCTGGCCAAAGCAAGGTTTGCCAAAGGCACACCCGAGCCGCGCGGGTTCATGTACTATGTCAAAAGCACCCCTTCGTCTATCGATTTCAAAACAGCTATTGAAAAGGGTATCAAGAAAAACTGCTACCTGATGTTGTCGCCACCACTGCCTTGGTTTGGTATTAACGCAATCTTCCTGCTGGCTAAAAAGATAAAACAATACCCGGCCAAACTTACGCCCCGCAAATCTCAACTATACCTGGGCAATATCATCCGCATGCAGGAGGAGATAGGAA encodes the following:
- a CDS encoding tetratricopeptide repeat protein — translated: MILRIGHIFISLLFFIFAAHAQAQVSWPSPEVEQLYNQARQYHSQGKLRDAIIRYQQAIQIAPEIVLLHRELAYAYYLAQGYDEAMATLEPIIKQQKADAETYKIMAQCLVAVKETKKAKKLLRDAITQMPGSGPLYNQMGLVYEQDNELVYALESWLDGIDKDPGYHLNYYDAARMYMNTDKVVWAILYGEMFVNMEQQTKRAYDTRNMILEAYKRLFTTLSTGSVPKYGSAGNAGTVSFEEAVYNTYIHLSPLMSDGYTTENLMMLRTRFIMDWTLQYASQYPFSLFARHDDMIRNGYFDVYNQWLLGIVENKNQYDAWTKFHPDAIKRLETWLARNPYRPVSGEFYNQKVVDGIFQKRKG
- a CDS encoding peptidylprolyl isomerase, which gives rise to MTRYSPGIRIDFLKASLLLLALCTAGTVLAQPLDKIVAVVGKTRIVLKSDIDMQVESMRTQGGELSDQPECDVMEQMLLQKILVEQAERDSVMVSDEEVEASLENRIRYFIMQYGSKEKVEELSGKTIYQLKDENREVTKEMMLSERMQGTILDAVKVTPVEVQKFYATIPKDSLPFFPATVEMGQIVIDPPVSPELDTYARKKIEDIRRKIVEEGADFETQAGIYSDDPGSRNEGGLMKGISRKGGQLVTEFAVAAFKLQNGEISPVIRTRFGYHIIQMVSRKGDEADVRHILVKPELTSIDFNKALAKLDSVRTELVEGKITFEQAVGKYSTDEMANRTGGMIADQQGGTILEVEDLDPTLALMLDTLKPGMYSKPMVYTNMRGERSCRIVYMKSLSDPHKANLKDDYSRIQFAALQKKKGQRMQEWVRDKAPTYFIKLDPEYKQCPNLQAYIESSAKK
- a CDS encoding BtrH N-terminal domain-containing protein, which codes for MSTTNFKHYQHAHCESGVTTNLLRHEGIEISEPLSFGIGAGLFFAHMPFVKVSGAPGTSFRSLPGSIFKRVTKTLGIDVHTERFRSPEKAMQALNDVLDNGKPVGMLSSVYYLPYLPEAFRFHFNAHNLIAYGRAGDIYNISDPVLEEVSTIAYDDLAKARFAKGTPEPRGFMYYVKSTPSSIDFKTAIEKGIKKNCYLMLSPPLPWFGINAIFLLAKKIKQYPAKLTPRKSQLYLGNIIRMQEEIGTGGAGFRFLYAAFLQEASEILGRDDLKAFALELTAIGDEWRNFAYSAARLMKDRKSDLISYDELSNLLYSCAVKEKDFFTRLGKLKW